Proteins encoded together in one Thermococcus barophilus MP window:
- a CDS encoding DUF257 family protein produces the protein MQYGEHKLKLEKFFESLKAGETVLIEHDSKSVPVHSFYSLTKCAGNMRVLVDDFLDTLYIYKVHLELSGTDTSKFEDLQVIKIGGVKSVGKIVGKISSRGGVILRREYQMIYENAIDDGSLVINPVLGIEKLLILGSSRLEVLETLAEISSRLGDKRRIAVYFVDKSVLKTGEFNPLPIMEFLSTTVVNVEKRGRVYTFEVLKSINPELDGKTYSYDLDVVE, from the coding sequence GTGCAGTATGGTGAACATAAATTGAAATTAGAAAAATTTTTTGAGAGCCTCAAAGCTGGCGAGACCGTTCTTATTGAGCATGATTCCAAATCTGTTCCAGTTCATTCATTTTACTCACTGACCAAATGCGCGGGGAACATGAGGGTTCTTGTTGACGACTTCTTGGACACGCTGTATATCTATAAGGTGCATCTTGAGCTTTCTGGAACTGATACCTCGAAATTTGAGGATCTGCAGGTTATTAAAATTGGGGGAGTGAAAAGTGTTGGAAAGATCGTGGGAAAAATTAGCTCCCGCGGAGGTGTTATACTGAGGAGAGAATACCAAATGATCTACGAGAATGCCATTGATGATGGCTCTCTGGTCATAAATCCAGTTTTAGGAATAGAAAAGCTCCTCATCTTGGGATCCTCAAGACTTGAGGTCTTAGAAACTTTGGCAGAGATTTCCTCCAGGCTTGGAGACAAAAGGAGAATCGCCGTGTATTTCGTTGACAAATCTGTTTTGAAAACCGGAGAGTTCAACCCACTCCCGATTATGGAATTCCTTTCAACAACAGTCGTTAATGTGGAAAAGAGAGGAAGGGTATACACTTTTGAGGTCTTGAAGTCAATAAACCCCGAGTTGGACGGGAAGACCTACAGCTATGATCTTGATGTTGTAGAATGA
- a CDS encoding MFS transporter, protein MKKQGLGIALLIASAFTGTLAFRLAVPAVAFYTRDILKASMVNISVISASFILARSLSALFSGLLLEKRKGLVYLGALAMTGNALAVNLYPFTSSWIHVVGIKLMNGFLNGIAWPIAQFVIAVSSPKEIRSRVTALYFIFGNFAGLLGNYTYALTQEFGLKGQMYLASLFFFLTALCMLLSYWLLYEKIVPKREKDTKEGEAPVDAKKILILSALISFLAAFTSGEITYVYVAETLNLDRGTATTLIGLIGFIATLLAYIPSKFADLGNERKVLITVSILAGVSPILAAIKNPITVFLGILMAIFAAQTFRPISRSLLASAKRASATIGGINAVRNISTTAGQLVFGLAYSLGEVAILGIVLKAALLIFAPVSLLLFGIAVMLNGKR, encoded by the coding sequence ATGAAAAAGCAGGGTCTTGGAATAGCACTTCTCATTGCATCGGCTTTTACCGGAACTCTGGCTTTTAGATTAGCCGTCCCTGCCGTTGCATTCTATACCAGGGATATTCTTAAAGCCTCAATGGTGAACATCTCTGTAATTTCAGCTTCTTTTATTTTAGCCCGATCCCTCTCTGCGCTTTTTAGCGGTTTACTCTTAGAGAAAAGGAAAGGCTTAGTCTATCTTGGTGCCCTTGCAATGACTGGCAATGCCCTAGCTGTCAATCTGTATCCATTCACCTCTTCATGGATCCATGTTGTTGGAATCAAGCTCATGAACGGCTTTCTGAACGGTATTGCGTGGCCGATTGCCCAGTTTGTTATTGCTGTTTCATCTCCCAAAGAGATCAGAAGCAGGGTCACAGCTTTGTACTTTATCTTCGGAAACTTCGCCGGGCTTTTGGGCAACTACACTTACGCTCTAACTCAAGAGTTCGGACTAAAAGGACAGATGTACCTTGCATCTCTTTTCTTTTTCCTGACGGCTCTCTGTATGTTGCTTTCATACTGGCTTCTCTACGAAAAGATAGTCCCCAAAAGAGAAAAAGACACAAAAGAAGGCGAAGCTCCAGTTGATGCAAAGAAAATTTTAATCCTATCTGCTTTGATTTCATTCCTCGCAGCGTTCACCTCTGGTGAGATAACCTATGTCTATGTTGCCGAAACGCTAAATTTGGATAGAGGAACTGCAACAACGCTAATTGGACTCATAGGTTTCATAGCGACACTTTTGGCATACATTCCTTCAAAGTTCGCTGATTTGGGCAATGAGAGAAAAGTCCTTATAACTGTATCAATTCTGGCTGGAGTGTCACCAATTTTAGCAGCGATCAAAAATCCGATTACTGTATTCCTCGGTATTTTAATGGCAATATTTGCCGCTCAAACCTTCAGACCAATCTCAAGAAGTTTATTAGCGTCAGCAAAGAGAGCCTCAGCTACTATTGGAGGGATAAACGCTGTTAGGAATATATCCACAACTGCTGGGCAGTTGGTCTTTGGACTTGCCTATTCCTTAGGTGAAGTTGCAATATTAGGGATTGTTTTAAAAGCTGCACTGCTGATATTTGCTCCGGTGTCACTTCTGCTGTTCGGGATTGCCGTGATGCTAAATGGCAAGAGGTAG
- a CDS encoding HIT family protein, which produces MKIIWAPWRIRYIRSPKHNGCIFCDFPKENRDEERLILYRGKYAFIIMNNYPYNPGHVMIAPYRHVGKWEDLTDDELLEIMKLSQLMIKALKRAMNPDGFNMGVNLGRVAGAGIDDHVHLHIVPRWNGDTNFMPVLADVKVIPQAMEESYKELKRALEEVLSEEHHSTTSRS; this is translated from the coding sequence TTGAAAATCATATGGGCACCATGGAGAATTAGATACATAAGGTCTCCAAAACACAATGGATGTATTTTCTGTGACTTTCCAAAGGAGAACAGGGATGAGGAAAGATTAATTCTGTACAGAGGAAAATATGCATTTATAATCATGAACAATTATCCGTACAATCCGGGTCATGTCATGATTGCCCCCTATAGACATGTTGGAAAGTGGGAGGATTTAACCGATGATGAGCTTTTGGAGATAATGAAGCTTTCTCAACTGATGATAAAAGCCCTAAAGAGGGCGATGAATCCCGATGGGTTTAACATGGGTGTTAACTTAGGCAGAGTTGCTGGAGCTGGTATAGATGACCATGTTCATCTTCACATCGTTCCAAGATGGAATGGGGATACGAACTTCATGCCGGTTTTAGCCGATGTAAAAGTGATTCCACAGGCAATGGAAGAGAGCTACAAAGAGCTGAAGAGGGCTCTTGAAGAAGTTTTAAGTGAGGAGCATCATTCTACAACATCAAGATCATAG
- the thyX gene encoding FAD-dependent thymidylate synthase — MDRIKVRLINYTPKPLETVTWAALISYWEEWESEAFERTTMADVRRHLPKVLSYGHESILEHAVFTFAIEGCSRVCTHQLIRHRIASYTQQSHRYIKLNPQDVEETFLIPESIKEKPELYEKWKQLMEGAIRLYKEAYENGVHQEDARYILPQAVRTKIVVTMNLRELKHFFGLRTCERAQWEINYVAWKMLEEISKVEELNPIIKWAKLGPRCIQLGYCPERELMPEGCLKRTREKWMEIAEG; from the coding sequence GTGGATAGGATAAAGGTTAGGCTCATTAACTATACCCCAAAACCTTTGGAAACCGTAACATGGGCTGCACTGATTTCTTACTGGGAGGAATGGGAAAGTGAAGCATTCGAAAGGACAACAATGGCTGATGTAAGGAGACACTTACCAAAGGTCCTCTCATATGGGCATGAGAGCATCTTGGAGCATGCAGTTTTCACATTTGCGATTGAGGGATGTTCCCGTGTATGTACTCATCAACTAATTCGACACAGAATAGCAAGTTATACACAGCAATCTCATAGGTATATAAAGCTAAATCCACAAGATGTCGAGGAGACATTTTTAATTCCAGAGAGCATTAAAGAGAAGCCTGAACTTTATGAGAAGTGGAAGCAACTCATGGAAGGAGCAATAAGGCTATACAAAGAGGCTTATGAAAATGGTGTTCACCAAGAAGATGCCCGCTATATCCTTCCTCAAGCTGTTAGAACCAAGATTGTTGTAACCATGAATCTTAGGGAACTTAAGCACTTCTTTGGTCTCAGAACATGTGAAAGGGCTCAGTGGGAGATAAATTATGTTGCGTGGAAAATGCTGGAGGAGATTTCAAAAGTTGAAGAGCTAAATCCGATAATCAAATGGGCAAAGTTAGGTCCGAGGTGCATTCAGCTTGGATACTGTCCAGAGCGGGAGCTGATGCCGGAAGGCTGTCTTAAGAGAACAAGAGAGAAGTGGATGGAAATAGCGGAGGGCTGA
- a CDS encoding 50S ribosomal protein L16, whose protein sequence is MALRPAKIDRYVDKPAYTRREYIRGAPGPKITIFDMGNPAGDFEFEVSLHTAEPVQIRQNALEAVRIQVNRYLQKNVGRSNYHFKIRVYPFQVLRENPMATGRKADRYGNGMRRPFGKPIGLAARLKRDQKIVTVRVNRQHLKFALEAMRRAAMKFPCKCYYRIYDKQGNDITTKILSTM, encoded by the coding sequence ATGGCTTTGAGACCAGCCAAGATTGACAGATACGTTGACAAACCGGCTTACACAAGGAGAGAGTACATAAGAGGTGCCCCCGGTCCAAAGATCACAATCTTTGACATGGGAAATCCTGCTGGAGATTTTGAGTTCGAGGTTAGTTTGCACACAGCTGAGCCTGTCCAGATAAGACAGAACGCCCTTGAAGCAGTGAGAATTCAGGTGAACAGATACCTCCAGAAAAATGTCGGTAGGAGCAACTACCACTTCAAGATCAGGGTTTATCCGTTCCAAGTCCTCAGAGAAAACCCAATGGCTACCGGAAGAAAGGCAGACCGTTATGGAAACGGTATGAGGAGACCATTTGGAAAGCCAATTGGACTTGCCGCCAGGCTTAAGAGAGACCAGAAGATAGTTACAGTTAGGGTTAACAGGCAGCACCTCAAGTTTGCCCTTGAGGCAATGAGGAGAGCAGCAATGAAGTTCCCGTGCAAGTGCTACTACAGAATTTACGATAAGCAGGGTAACGATATCACGACAAAGATACTCTCAACCATGTGA
- a CDS encoding 2,3-bisphosphoglycerate-independent phosphoglycerate mutase, translating into MKRKGILIIIDGLGDRPIKEFGGKTPLEYANTPNLDKLAKIGILGLQDPIKPGQPAGSDTAHLSIFGYNPYKTYRGRGFFEALGVGLDLDKDDLAFRVNFATIKNGIIVDRRAGRISTEEAHELAKAIQENVKLPVEFIFKGATGHRAVLVLKGMAKGYKVGENDPHEAGKPPHKFTYGDEESRKVAEILEEFVQKAHEVLENHPVNEKRRKEGKPVANYLLIRGAGTYPDIPMKFTEQWGVKAAAVLATALVKGVARAIGFDVFTPEGATGEYNTDEMAKAKAAVELLKDYDFVFVHFKPTDAAGHDNKPKLKAEMVEKADRMIGYIIENIDLEKTVIAVTGDHSTPCEVMNHSGDPVPLLIAGGGVRTDYAESFGERECMRGGIGRVKGHDIVPMMMDLMGRTEKFGA; encoded by the coding sequence ATGAAGAGAAAGGGAATCTTGATTATCATAGATGGTCTTGGAGACAGACCCATAAAGGAATTTGGCGGAAAAACGCCATTGGAATATGCAAACACACCAAACCTTGATAAGCTTGCTAAAATAGGGATCCTTGGACTGCAGGATCCGATAAAACCCGGACAGCCGGCAGGAAGCGACACAGCTCATCTCTCAATCTTTGGATACAATCCCTATAAAACCTACAGGGGAAGAGGGTTTTTTGAGGCATTAGGCGTTGGTTTGGACTTGGATAAAGATGATTTAGCTTTCAGGGTGAACTTTGCAACCATTAAAAACGGAATAATTGTTGACAGAAGAGCGGGGAGGATTTCAACTGAGGAAGCTCACGAGCTGGCAAAAGCGATTCAAGAAAACGTTAAGCTTCCAGTTGAGTTCATATTCAAGGGTGCAACTGGGCACAGGGCAGTCTTGGTGCTTAAGGGGATGGCTAAGGGTTACAAAGTCGGTGAGAATGATCCACATGAGGCAGGTAAACCACCGCACAAATTCACATATGGGGATGAAGAGAGCAGGAAAGTTGCTGAGATTCTTGAGGAGTTTGTTCAAAAAGCTCATGAGGTTCTTGAAAACCATCCAGTCAACGAGAAGAGAAGAAAAGAAGGCAAGCCCGTTGCCAACTATCTTCTCATTAGAGGGGCTGGAACCTATCCAGATATTCCCATGAAGTTCACTGAACAATGGGGGGTGAAAGCTGCTGCTGTCCTTGCCACTGCTCTGGTTAAAGGTGTTGCAAGGGCTATTGGCTTTGACGTGTTCACACCGGAAGGAGCTACTGGTGAGTATAACACTGACGAAATGGCAAAGGCTAAAGCGGCTGTTGAACTGTTGAAGGATTATGATTTTGTATTTGTTCATTTCAAACCCACAGATGCTGCAGGGCACGACAACAAGCCAAAGCTCAAGGCAGAGATGGTTGAGAAAGCCGACAGAATGATCGGCTACATCATCGAGAACATTGACCTGGAAAAGACGGTTATAGCTGTGACCGGTGACCACTCAACTCCATGTGAGGTCATGAACCACAGCGGTGATCCGGTACCTCTCTTAATAGCCGGGGGAGGAGTTAGAACTGACTATGCAGAGAGCTTTGGAGAAAGGGAGTGCATGCGCGGCGGCATTGGAAGGGTCAAAGGACATGACATAGTCCCAATGATGATGGATCTGATGGGAAGAACAGAGAAGTTTGGAGCTTGA